A part of Grus americana isolate bGruAme1 chromosome 33, bGruAme1.mat, whole genome shotgun sequence genomic DNA contains:
- the NIBAN3 gene encoding protein Niban 3 isoform X1: MGGKCSSSLSGRQRRYLRGRADATVKNFVPYYRRQLATALLRRVSGELDPHGKPAPQLLPSELPGPPDAALHDGLLSQYDGDSRSWQENYFVLLGDFTLQWFESEEALRTGCQPRGSTVLSGYRLLSSPSEYAESLADLCRGLAGGSPFADPPGEFLFFLYHPFRRHFCFCAASAGSRRIWRAALGDAVRYRSTELQRRDSLEAEAFLQAVRFYRQERGRYGAGDLLLGPEPEILGNVLMEDLLPVLRAQVLPSIRGSERRRRQLWLQFLQEVYTLVLSEISSEFQGFQKEKEKLHLELEKKIRPDLDQMLTLKDQIAGKLQAVVRIPAESWCSRGVEPHLDRVTEELARPVSSGVEAVRSLFAQRVDEMIGLVRSSPVAILRKELVTLGRTSWQPDVMHPCYEETDPYRESLRELEERFGFRGATGLVLGAQNLMQQLMQNATHTFQQLAQQHLARAQSPRQLARTLAKVKERVLKKFDYDSASLRERFTRDWLIRIFLPFLLKHLESGCKLELPRYESFVFADFSDIVNLENVYEETVLAVLLRAVGKALARASRRDVAPGPGGGSDEEPLYEEMG, from the exons ATGGGAGGAAAGTGTTCGAGCTCTCTGAGCGGGAGGCAACGCAGGTATCTGAGAG GTCGCGCGGACGCCACCGTGAAGAACTTTGTGCCCTATTACCGGAGGCAGCTGGCGACCGCTCTTCTGAGACGCGTCTCGGGGGAGCTGGACCCCCACGGCAAACCGGCCCCGCAGCTCCTGCCCAGCGAG CTCCCGGGGCCGCCCGACGCCGCTCTGCACGATGGATTGCTCTCCCAGTATGACGGCGATTCCCGTAGCTGGCAGGAGAATTACTTCGTTCTGCTCGGAGATTTTACCCTGCAGTGGTTCGAAAGCGAAGAG GCCCTGAGGACAGGCTGCCAGCCCAGAGGCTCCACCGTTCTCTCTGGCTACCGGCTGCTGTCTTCGCCGAGCGAATACGCCGAATCGCTCGCCGATCTGTGCCGAGGGCTCGCGG GTGGCAGCCCCTTCGCCGATCCGCCGGGAgagtttctgtttttcctctacCATCCTTTCCGGAGGCACTTCTGCTTCTGCGCAGCCTCGGCGGGATCGCGACGGATCTGGAGAGCCGCTCTCGGGGACGCCGTTCGCTACCGCAGTACGG AATTACAGAGGAGGGATTCCCTGGAAGCGGAAGCGTTCCTCCAAGCCGTGCGGTTTTACAGGCAAGAGAGAGGCCGCTACGGAGCGGGGGATCTTCTCCTGGGGCCGGAACCCGAG ATCCTCGGAAACGTGCTGATGGAGGATTTGCTGCCGGTGCTGCGCGCTCAGGTGCTCCCGAGCATCCGAGGCTCGGagcggaggcggcggcagctCTGGCTCCAG TTTCTGCAGGAGGTTTATACCCTGGTCCTCAGCGAAATCTCCAGCGAATTCCAAGGTTttcagaaggagaaggaaaaactaCACCTCgagctggagaagaaaattcGCCCCGACCTGGATCAGATGCTGACATTGAAGGATCAGATCGCCGGCAAACTCCAAG CCGTGGTGCGGATCCCGGCGGAGTCGTGGTGCAGCCGGGGCGTGGAGCCTCACCTGGACCGCGTGACGGAGGAACTCGCGCGTCCCGTCAGCTCGGGAGTCGAAGCCGTTCGCTCGCTCTTCGCCCAGAGGGTTGATGAGATGATCGGGCTCGTCCGGAGCTCTCCGGTCGCCATCCTGCGGAAGGAG CTCGTGACGCTGGGGAGAACGTCCTGGCAGCCCGACGTCATGCACCCGTGCTACGAGGAGACCGACCCGTACCGAGAAAGCCTGCGAGAGCTCGAGGAGCGGTTCGGCTTCCGCGGCGCGACCGGCCTGGTCCTCGGCGCGCAGAACCTCATGCAGCAA CTGATGCAGAACGCCACCCACACCTTCCAGCAGCTCGCACAGCAGCACCTCGCCCGGGCGCAGAGCCCCCGCCAGCTCGCCCGAACCCTGGCCAAAGTCAAAGAGCGGGTGCTGAAG AAATTTGACTACGACAGCGCCTCCCTCCGGGAACGTTTCACTCGGGACTGGCTGATCcggatttttctcccttttttgttGAAACATTTGGAATCCGGCTGTAAACTG GAGCTGCCGCGGTACGAGAGTTTCGTGTTCGCCGACTTCAGCGACATCGTTAACCTGGAGAACGTTTACGAAGAGACggtcctggctgtgctgctgcgggcCGTCGGCAAAG CCCTGGCCCGGGCATCGCGCCGCGACGtggcccccggccccgggggggggagcGACGAGGAGCCGCTCTACGAGGAGATGGGCTGA
- the LOC129198473 gene encoding transforming growth factor-beta receptor type 3-like protein gives MTPPLSRVSPTQVSLSHAPPELGFSLRRCFVSPRSAPGPPAPGSGPAPRPLVVLRGGCATRGEAAAEGPGGAPGGARRRLLLSFLLPPRFPEPLQFLHCRLRLCRAGGARGHGDGLPPCRAEPCPRRGGGVSGPGSAPRPRPRPHPGPARGRSIRTVTRPIVVTLGPVGTAAPGAPPVPFPPPPPVLRFPPPPPRDRPRTPPTDPAVPPAAVAAVSFGAFVVGAALAGGLWFVHGRTAAPRPPPAPPSSSAAPQPGGGQVGEGLGDTGSTGRGV, from the exons atgaCCCCCCCCTTGTCCCGTGTTTCCCCCACCCAGGTCTCCCTCTCCCACGCCCCCCCCGAGCTGGGTTTCTCCCTCCGCCGCTGCTTCGTGTCCCCACGTTCCGCTCCGGGTCCCCCCGCTCCCGGATCCGGCCCGGCCCCACGGCCACTCGTGGTGTTACGGGGGGGTTGCGCGAcgcggggggaggcggcggcggaggggccggggggagccccggggggggcgcggcggaggctgctcctctccttcctcctgcccccccgtTTTCCCGAACCGCTGCAGTTCCTGCACTGCCGCCTCCGCCTCTGCCGCGCCGGGGGGGCCCGAGGCCACGGGGATGGGCTGCCGCCG TGCCGGGCGGAGCCTTGTCCCCGTCGGGGGGGCGGGGTCTCCGGGCCAGGCTCCGCCCCACGGCCCCGCCCACGGCCccaccccggccccgcccgcggCCGCTCCATCCGCACCGTCACCCGCCCCATCGTGGTGACGCTCGGGCCCGTCGGCACCGCCGCGCCAG gtgcccccccgGTGCCGttcccgccgcccccccccgttCTGCgattccccccgccccccccacgGGACCGGCCGCGGACCCCCCCCACGG atCCCGCCGTGCCCCCCGCGGCCGTGGCCGCTGTTTCCTTCGGGGCCTTCGTGGTGGGGGCGGCCCTGGCGGGGGGGCTCTGGTTCGTCCACGGCCGCACAG ctgccccccggccccccccggccccccccagctccagtgctgccccccagcccgggggggggcaggtaGGGGAGGGGCTGGGtgatactgggagcactgggagggg GGTATAa
- the NIBAN3 gene encoding protein Niban 3 isoform X2, with amino-acid sequence MGGKCSSSLSGRQRRYLRGRADATVKNFVPYYRRQLATALLRRVSGELDPHGKPAPQLLPSELPGPPDAALHDGLLSQYDGDSRSWQENYFVLLGDFTLQWFESEEALRTGCQPRGSTVLSGYRLLSSPSEYAESLADLCRGLAGGSPFADPPGEFLFFLYHPFRRHFCFCAASAGSRRIWRAALGDAVRYRSTELQRRDSLEAEAFLQAVRFYRQERGRYGAGDLLLGPEPEILGNVLMEDLLPVLRAQVLPSIRGSERRRRQLWLQFLQEVYTLVLSEISSEFQGFQKEKEKLHLELEKKIRPDLDQMLTLKDQIAGKLQAVVRIPAESWCSRGVEPHLDRVTEELARPVSSGVEAVRSLFAQRVDEMIGLVRSSPVAILRKELVTLGRTSWQPDVMHPCYEETDPYRESLRELEERFGFRGATGLVLGAQNLMQQKFDYDSASLRERFTRDWLIRIFLPFLLKHLESGCKLELPRYESFVFADFSDIVNLENVYEETVLAVLLRAVGKALARASRRDVAPGPGGGSDEEPLYEEMG; translated from the exons ATGGGAGGAAAGTGTTCGAGCTCTCTGAGCGGGAGGCAACGCAGGTATCTGAGAG GTCGCGCGGACGCCACCGTGAAGAACTTTGTGCCCTATTACCGGAGGCAGCTGGCGACCGCTCTTCTGAGACGCGTCTCGGGGGAGCTGGACCCCCACGGCAAACCGGCCCCGCAGCTCCTGCCCAGCGAG CTCCCGGGGCCGCCCGACGCCGCTCTGCACGATGGATTGCTCTCCCAGTATGACGGCGATTCCCGTAGCTGGCAGGAGAATTACTTCGTTCTGCTCGGAGATTTTACCCTGCAGTGGTTCGAAAGCGAAGAG GCCCTGAGGACAGGCTGCCAGCCCAGAGGCTCCACCGTTCTCTCTGGCTACCGGCTGCTGTCTTCGCCGAGCGAATACGCCGAATCGCTCGCCGATCTGTGCCGAGGGCTCGCGG GTGGCAGCCCCTTCGCCGATCCGCCGGGAgagtttctgtttttcctctacCATCCTTTCCGGAGGCACTTCTGCTTCTGCGCAGCCTCGGCGGGATCGCGACGGATCTGGAGAGCCGCTCTCGGGGACGCCGTTCGCTACCGCAGTACGG AATTACAGAGGAGGGATTCCCTGGAAGCGGAAGCGTTCCTCCAAGCCGTGCGGTTTTACAGGCAAGAGAGAGGCCGCTACGGAGCGGGGGATCTTCTCCTGGGGCCGGAACCCGAG ATCCTCGGAAACGTGCTGATGGAGGATTTGCTGCCGGTGCTGCGCGCTCAGGTGCTCCCGAGCATCCGAGGCTCGGagcggaggcggcggcagctCTGGCTCCAG TTTCTGCAGGAGGTTTATACCCTGGTCCTCAGCGAAATCTCCAGCGAATTCCAAGGTTttcagaaggagaaggaaaaactaCACCTCgagctggagaagaaaattcGCCCCGACCTGGATCAGATGCTGACATTGAAGGATCAGATCGCCGGCAAACTCCAAG CCGTGGTGCGGATCCCGGCGGAGTCGTGGTGCAGCCGGGGCGTGGAGCCTCACCTGGACCGCGTGACGGAGGAACTCGCGCGTCCCGTCAGCTCGGGAGTCGAAGCCGTTCGCTCGCTCTTCGCCCAGAGGGTTGATGAGATGATCGGGCTCGTCCGGAGCTCTCCGGTCGCCATCCTGCGGAAGGAG CTCGTGACGCTGGGGAGAACGTCCTGGCAGCCCGACGTCATGCACCCGTGCTACGAGGAGACCGACCCGTACCGAGAAAGCCTGCGAGAGCTCGAGGAGCGGTTCGGCTTCCGCGGCGCGACCGGCCTGGTCCTCGGCGCGCAGAACCTCATGCAGCAA AAATTTGACTACGACAGCGCCTCCCTCCGGGAACGTTTCACTCGGGACTGGCTGATCcggatttttctcccttttttgttGAAACATTTGGAATCCGGCTGTAAACTG GAGCTGCCGCGGTACGAGAGTTTCGTGTTCGCCGACTTCAGCGACATCGTTAACCTGGAGAACGTTTACGAAGAGACggtcctggctgtgctgctgcgggcCGTCGGCAAAG CCCTGGCCCGGGCATCGCGCCGCGACGtggcccccggccccgggggggggagcGACGAGGAGCCGCTCTACGAGGAGATGGGCTGA
- the PGLS gene encoding 6-phosphogluconolactonase → MAAAAASRRVSVFPSPQELGPALAQLVAERAVAAAAGGRFSLGLSGGSLVGILSRDLPAVIAAAGPAAPARWLVAFCDERLVPPEHPESTAGAYEAQLLPRLPGPGPRVLTLTPGLPPAAAAADYAEQLRQVFPGEEVPVFDLVVLGVGPDGHTCSLFPGHPLLQENEKIVAAITDSPKPPPERITLTLPVLNAARMVVFVATGEGKAAVLKRILEGDEENPLPAARVRPRSGQLHWFLDESAAKELTLPVEKHSVL, encoded by the exons atggccgccgccgccgcgtcCCGCCGCGTCTCGGTGTTCCCGTCGCCGCAGGAGCTGGGCCCGGCCCTGGCGCAGCTGGTGGCCgagcgggcggtggcggcggcggccggcgggCGCTTCTCGCTGGGTCTCTCGGGAGGGAGCCTGGTTGGGATCCTCTCCCGGGACCTGCCCGCCGTTATCGCCGCCGCAGGCCCCGCCGCTCCGGCCCGCTGGCTGGTGGCCTTCTGCGACGAGCGGTTGGTGCCGCCCGAGCACCCGGAAAGCACCGCCGGGGCCTACGag GCCCAGCTGCTGCCGCggctgcccggccccgggccGCGGGTGCTGACCCTCACCCCCgggctgccccccgccgccgccgccgccgactACGCCGAGCAGCTCCGCCAG GTTTTCCCGGGTGAGGAGGTGCCCGTCTTCGacctggtggtgctgggggtcGGGCCGGACGGACACACCTGCTCCCTCTTCCCCGGCCACCCCCTGCTCCAG GAGAATGAGAAAATAGTTGCTGCTATCACCGACTCTCCGAAGCCGCCGCCGGAGCGAATAACGTTAACCTTGCCCGTGCTGAACGCTGCGCGGATGGTCGTGTTTGTGGCTACGGGGGAAGGCAAAGCTGCGGTTTTAAAG CGCATTTTGGAGGGCGACGAGGAAAATCCGCTTCCTGCTGCGCGTGTCCGGCCTCGCTCCGGGCAGCTGCACTGGTTCTTGGACGAGTCGGCAGCCAAGGAGCTGACCCTTCCTGTCGAGAAACATTCCGTCTTGTAG
- the COLGALT1 gene encoding procollagen galactosyltransferase 1: protein MAAARPWPLLLLALAAGPGPGPAGGYFPEERWNPESALLPPRVTIALLARNAAHALPVTLGALERLRHPKERTALWVAVDHSVDNTTALLREWLLRVRGLYHRVEWRPMEEPRSYPDEEGPKHWSPSRYEHVMKLRQAALESARALWADYLLFLDADNVLTNPDTLGLLMAENKTVVAPMLDSRAAYSNFWCGMTAQGYYRRTPAYLPIRKRERRGCFAVPMVHSTFLLDLRKEASRALAFYPPHPDYTWAFDDIIVFAFSCRQAEVPTFVCNREVYGFLPVPLRSHSSLRDEAESFLHVQLEIMVKHPPAEPSPHVWVPPKVPDKMGFDEVSAFLNFGVLFALFF from the exons atggcggcggcgcggccgtggccgctgctgctgctggcgctggcggcggggccggggccggggccggcgggcgggTACTTCCCCGAGGAGCGCTGGAACCCCGAGTCGGCCTTGCTCCCCCCTCGGGTGACCATAGCGCTGCTAGCGCGGAACGCGGCCCACGCCTTACCCGTCACGCTGGGAGCGTTGGAAAGGCTGCGGCACCCCAAGGAGCGGACGGCGctgtg GGTGGCGGTGGATCACAGCGTGGACAACACGACGGCGCTGCTGCGGGAGTGGCTGCTGCGGGTGCGGGGGCTCTACCACCGCGTGGAGTGGCGGCCCATGGAGGAGCCGCG GTCGTACCCCGACGAGGAGGGCCCCAAGCACTGGTCCCCGTCCCGCTACGAGCACGTGATGAAGCTGCGTCAGGCGGCGCTGGAGTCCGCCCGCGCCCTCTGGGCCGATTACCTGCTG TTCCTGGACGCCGACAACGTCCTGACCAACCCCGACACCCTGGGGCTGCTCATGGCGGAGAACAAGACGGTGGTGGCTCCCATGCTGGACTCGCGCGCCGCCTACTCCAACTTCTGGTGCGGGATGACGGCGCAG GGTTACTACCGGCGCACGCCGGCCTACCTGCCGATCCGGAAGCGGGAGCGCCGGGGCTGCTTCGCGGTGCCCATGGTGCACTCCACCTTCCTGCTGGACCTGCGCAAGGAGGCGTCGCGGGCGCTCGCCTTCTACCCGCCGCACCCCGACTACACCTGGGCCTTCGACGACATCATCGTCTTCGCCTTCTCCTGCCGCCAGGCAG AGGTGCCGACGTTCGTCTGTAACCGGGAGGTTTACGGGTTCCTGCCGGTGCCGCTGCGCTCCCACAGCAGCCTGCGGGACGAGGCCGAGAGCTTCCTGCACGTCCAGCTGGAGATCATGG tgAAGCACCCGCCGGCGGAGCCGTCCCCCCACGTCTGGGTCCCCCCCAAGGTCCCCGACAAGATGGGCTTCGACGAGGTGAGCgcttttctgaattttgggGTGCTCTTTGcccttttcttctga
- the MAP2K7 gene encoding dual specificity mitogen-activated protein kinase kinase 7, with protein sequence CSTLIGRALLLLLPSIEIDQKLQEIMKQTGYLTVGGQRYQAEINDLENLGEIGSGTCGQVWKMRFRKTGHVIAVKQMRRSGNREENKRILMDLDVVLKSHDCPYIVQCFGTFITNTDVFIAMELMGTCAEKLKKRIQGPIPERILGKMTVAIVKALFYLKEKHGVIHRDVKPSNILLDERGQVKLCDFGISGRLVDSKAKTRSAGCAAYMAPERIDPPDPTKPDYDIRADVWSLGISLVELATGQFPYQNCKTDFEVLTKVLQEDPPLLPPAMGFSGDFQAFVRDCLTKDHRKRPKYNKLLEHNFIKRYETLEVDVASWFKDVMAKTESPRTGGGLSQHHLPFFTR encoded by the exons TGCTCCACGCTGATTGGCCgggccctcctcctccttctccccagcatCGAGATCGACCAGAAGCTGCAGGAGATCATGAAGCAGACGGGGTACCTCACCGTGGGGGGGCAG CGCTACCAGGCGGAGATCAACGACCTGGAGAACCTGGGGGAGATCGGCAGCGGCACCTGCGGGCAGGTCTGGAAGATGCGCTTCCGCAAGACGGGCCACGTCATCGCCGTCAag CAAATGCGGCGCTCGGGGAACCGGGAGGAGAACAAACGGATCCTGATGGACCTGGACGTGGTGCTCAAGAGCCACGACTGCCCCTACATCGTCCAGTGCTTCGGCACCTTCATCACCAAC acCGACGTCTTCATCGCCATGGAGCTGATGGGCACCTGCGCCGAGAAGCTCAAAAAACGCATCCAAGGCCCCATCCCCGAGCGCATCCTGGGCAAGATGACGGTGGCG ATCGTGAAGGCCCTCTTCTACCTGAAGGAGAAACACGGGGTGATCCACCGCGACGTCAAACCCTCCAACATCTTGTTGGACGAACGGGGTCAGGTCAAACTCTGCGATTTCGGCATCAGCGGCCGCCTCGTCGATTCCAAAGCCAAGACCCGAAGCGCCGGCTGCGCCGCCTACATGGCC CCCGAGCGCATCGACCCCCCCGACCCCACCAAGCCCGACTACGACATCCGCGCCGACGTCTGGAGCCTCGGCATCTCCCTG GTGGAGCTGGCCACGGGGCAGTTCCCCTACCAGAACTGCAAAACGGATTTCGAGGTGCTGAcgaaggtgctgcaggaggatCCCCCGCTGCTGCCACCCGCCATGGGCTTCTCCGGGGACTTCCAGGCCTTCGTCAGGGACTG CCTCACCAAGGACCACAGGAAGAGACCAAAGTACAACAAGTTACTG GAGCACAACTTCATCAAGCGCTACGAGACGCTGGAGGTGGACGTGGCCTCCTGGTTCAAGGACGTCATGGCCAAGACAGAGTCCCCTCGCACCGGCGGTGGCCTCAGCCAGCACCACCTGCCCTTCTTCACCAGGTAG